TGATAGGCACAGGAGATGGAAAGTAGGAAATAAAACCCACgtacagaaaggaaggaaacaataaatgTATCAAAGTTATGGGAGAAAAGTTTTCCTGATTACTATTAAACATTCACTCCTCTATAGAAATAAAGAGAATACTAGTAAGAATGTCAAAAACAAGCTTTTTCAGAACTGTGGAAACTAAGGGGCTTTGCAGCATTATAGAGAGTGTTTATTTAAGATAATagacttggaattcccattgtggtacagcagaaacaaatccaactaggaaccatgaggttgagggtttgatccctggcctcactcagtgggttaaggatctggtgttgctgtgagctatggtgtagattgcagacatggctcggatctggcgttgctgtggctctggcataggccagcaggtgcagccctaaaaaagacaaaagaccaaaaaaaagaaaggaaaaaaagaataaaatagactgAGTCTTGGTAAGGTAAGAAGGGTGAGCTTTGTGGCCTTTTAACTTGCACTATTTACATGTACCCTTCCCAAGCTGTGTGAGTTAAACTTAAAATCCAGAATCTTTCCCATGGTAAGCATCAGTTGCTTGGCAGTTACAGGAGGGGACAGGAAGGCGTTAAAATTCCTTCAAGGCCCATTTCCAGAGAATTGTTATTGTTTGACTTGGGAATGGTTCCCTGGAAGACCCCACTTTTTTCTAAACTCTAAGGTTGCCTACTCTTTCCCTGAGGTTGTTCTCAAAAAACATCAGCGGAATCAGAGCAGAGAACATCACTCCTAACTGAGGCAGTAGATGTCATTAGGGCAAACAATAGACGTAACCATAAAGTTTAGGAAATGCTTTCGTGAGAAGCTCTGAAGAGCTGGGACATTTTTCTTAGAATCTTGATTATGTAAATGCCCTGGGCTATACCACTGTTAAGGAAAGACCTAGCAAGATGCTGAGCTCAGATCTTTAGCAAACCTTGAAACTCTGCCCAAGCAGGAAGTAAAAGCCATGTGGAGTATGAATTTCCAGACTGTTGAAGATGTGTTTCAGTGTGCTCACAGAACTCCTTGGCAAACATTAGAAGAATTATTGGTGACATGAATGTATAGAAACCTTGATCCAATCAATAGCTAATCATTTATCTGACAGAGCAGAAATTTTATTATCCACATAGAGAATACAAACTTTATGGAATTCATTCAGAAAAGTTTCTAAACAAGTAGCAGCAACAAGTGGGAAAAGGCACAACCTGATTTAGAGCTGCcatgttgtattattttaaatcttttcattttcaacaaaaattGTAAATATGCAAAGAAACAAGATGTGGCCCAAACAGTAAACAGAAAGTCATGCTGAAGAATTCCAGACAGTGAACTTGTAGAGCATTAATGAGctattgttttttcttgttttattattttaatataatgagcTATTTTAATTGTATTCACAGAGCTAAGGGAAACCTTATATGtataaaactaaaggaaaatatgagaaTGGTGTCTGGTAAGATTGAGGGTATCaataaagagatattttaaaagaactaagTAGTAATTCTGGActtaaaaattatacttgaaaTTTATACCAAAGGAGCTCAAAAGTAGATTTGaacaggcagaaagaaagagTTAGTGAACTTAAAGATACATCAAATGATACTGTCCAgtctgagaagaaagaaaaaaagagtcatgtaAGATGAATGTAGTTTACATAGACCTATAGACCACTCTCAGGCACACCAGCATAAGcagtcccagaaggagagaaaagatggaaatggactgaaagaatatttcaaggaATAACAGCTAAAACCCACAAATTTGGTGAAAAATATTAATCTACATATATAAGCTGAGACATTTGATgaactttttaaattgttaaaagacaaaaagtcttGAAAGCTAGACAAAATTGACTCATCACATACAAGTGATCTTTCCTCAAAAAGTGTAATTGCAGATTTTTCATTTGGGAATTTTGGAGATAAGATGGCAGTAGGATGATAGATACAGCATATTGAAGGAAAAAAGACTGCCAACCACCTGTGGAATGAGAAGAATTAGAGAAATGAAGCTTGGAGAATTAATATCAAGAGAGTGGAAAGTGGTTCTATTATTGTTTTAAGAGGGAAGAGAAAGCTTAGTTGTTTACTGGATGGAATGTTCTCGGTGAAAGATGGTGTGTAAATTAATGATGTAAAAGATAGTTCTTGAACAGTAAAGAGGAAGTATAATTTAGTGCTTAAGCAGAGGGATTAATCTTAAATAGGAGCACAAATAATTTGTGATAACATGGTAAGTCAGAATTTATAGTTGGCAAATGAGTAGAGCCAAATTCATTGGGTTGTGAAAGTGATACATCAGTTGTTTTTGAGAAAATAGGAAGTAAGATTATTAGGTGGTGATGGAgatttgaggaaaaaatatgaaatataattcattttaaggTTTATGgccaagtatttttaaatgagaccATAGAAGTTGTGGTATATTTTGAAATCTAGACTTAGTTGCCTAAATAATAGGGGCAGAGACAAAAAATTGCATTTGACAGGTAAGTGGTTCTGTAAAGCATGTGGTTATATGAAATGAGAACGGGCCACAGGAATTGGGAAAATATTCAAAGGAGTAGCTAGAATGGTCAACCATGGAATTAAACTGGTTTTATTGTTGGACTTGGCTAAAAATAATCTTGTTATAATTTTTGAGcattttcccatccttttacAAGTGTATATgcataaaaaatatatgaataatattCTTGTATATTGTATTGATAGCTCTGACTGATGGAATTAGAGCACAGTAAGATGTATCGTTAGCAAaaggtgatcttttttttttttaagttgctttttAAAGGAATGAGAATTGCTTAAACTTAGGTGGGATGTTTTTATAGGAGCAAGGGTATTGGGAAAGATAAGACTATATAGGCAGTATGCAGTTTGAGCAGATGATGGTAGgctgatttctaatttatttgcatcttttttttttttttttttttttttttttttaagagggccGATTGATAGCAGTGTTAGGTGGGAAACCTGGAGGGGGGAAATCAAATACATGATTGTTAGGTTCCTGAAGTATGGGCAGTGATTGGTAAAGTTTTAACACCAACCTGATCTTGAGAGATTAGGTGATACAtgtaaatggaaaaataggcCAGATACTTTTATGCAGAATGCTAAGGATGATGAAAGTTTTCTCTGTTTATGAGGTTAATTTAGACAAGATGCAATTCCAGTGCACATTTGatactattttttccttctaaaattataaataagttttCCTAGAAGCTTAGGGAAATGAGGTAACAGAACCagctgaaaatgaaatgaaggtCTGAGTTCTGAAGACATCTTTATTActtctccttcattcttttttttttttttttttgtcattttgctatttcttgggccgctcctgtggcatatggagattcccaagctaggggtctaatcggaggtgtagctgccagcctacgccagagccacagcaatgcgggatccgagccgcgtctgcaacctgcaccacagctcacggcaacgctggattgtcaacccactgagcaaggccagggaccgaacctgcaacctaatggttcctagtcggattcgttaaccactacactacgacgggaactccttcattcttttttttaaaaaaatacaatatctctttatttttctttctttctttctttttttttattatttccccaacacaattttttttttccccattgtacaacatggggacccagttacacatacatgtatacatacttttttctccccttgtcatgctccattgtaagtatcgagacatagttctcagtgctacacagtaggatctcattgttaattcattgcaaaagcaataatttgcatccattaaccccaggctccccatccatcccaccccctcccccaccccctggaaaaccacaagtctattctccaagtccatgattttgttttctgtggaaaggttcatttgtgctgtgtattagatcccagatatgagtgataccatatggtgtttgtctttctctttctgacttatttcactcagcgtaagagtctctagttccatccatgttgctgcaaatggcattatttcagtttttttttttttaatggctcagtagtattccaccacatcttcccaatccagtcgtctgttggtggacatttgagttgtttctatgtcttggctattgtcctTCACCAGTCAGTAGCTCACTGACTTAAGACAAATCACCTGCCACCCCaaaactttcatttctttatctgtaagtgATACAAAATATTAAGAGTGCTAAAGCAATTGTAAAATGCCATGCAAAAAAGGCAGTTTTAATTTCCAGAAATTACACCTTTGTATCTAGAGAAGCCTTATTATTCTAAAGCTTTAGCTCTTAATAttgctacattttttaaaagagaattatggaaaaatcatttatctgatgACTCAGTTTTGTGCAAGCTTTtccctgtttttaaatttaaattgtttgtttgttttgcttttttagggtggcccctgctgcatatggaagttcccaggctaggggatggattgaaactatagctgctggcctatgttaccacagccacagcaatgccagatccgagagctacatctgtaacctatgccacagcttatggcaatgccagatccttaaccctctgagcagggccagggtttgaacccacatttcatggctcctagtcttattcattaaccactgagctacaaagggaattcTGTAGTGGGATATCTTTTGAAGGTGAAATTTTTAAGGTGAATTCCAGTTTTCTCTAGTAAAAGAATAGGTTTGCTCTTCTTAGAGCTTATATGCCATGGTGTCTTTATTCcgtattttaatgatttttttttaatttttaaaaatattgtggcTGCATCATGATAGGTGAAAGTTCCccggtcagggattgaatccaagctgcagctgtgcacCATCAGATCCTCTAACCACTacactaggctggggatcaactCATGCCTGCCCAGTGACCCAAGTCAcctcagtcagattcttaatcttcTCTGCATGGCTCGAATTcctctaaatttttaaaactagaagGTCATTAACAAGCTGATGGTAAATGTGACATTTTGCAGACTCTGAAATTACTAGATTTTCCAGTCCTGAGGAGTTTTATTTTAGGGATACCTACAAACTAAGATTTATAAGAATATCTAGTATGTCCTGGTAAACACAGGACATTAAGTTTTTCAGTACCTGTTTGGAAACACTTTTTACAAACTTGCCTGAAGAGGCAAGCTTCATCTTAATCACTGTTCTTAGGGGTTAGTATTCTATagagaattatatatttatatatttagtctGAATTTTCCTGCGTCATTTGCTGAGATCTCCATCCTTCAATGCTATCTCAGTTTAATATTCCAAAGTTACCTGTAAAAAAGTCTTAATTAGGTCAGTTAGCTTCATATGTCATGTAAATATTTAGTTTTGAAAAAACATCAGACCATGATTAATGGCATGATACCTCTTTCTCCTTATGTATATATTAAACATTGTCAAGCTATTTTCTATAGTTAAAATCAGGGTTTAGGgaagggtgtgtgtgcatgtgtgcgggTGTGTGCAAAGAATTTAATTAACCACTTGGGCTTTTTGAAGCTTGATACCATTAAGTTCTTCCTATACCAGCTCATTGTCCCTCATTGTCTCATGTTCTTGACCCAGTCTGCCATTCTCTTACTTTTCAACAAAagtccttcccttctcttgtgtATTTATGGTAGAAGCCACCAGTCgagattttttcccccctactttgtgcatttttagttcttttccagCCCTCTCCCTTAAACAACCTTCCTATTGATACTTATTCACCATTTTTAGTCTCAAATGTAATAGTATTTGTTCTCCCATATAAGgaaattttcttcatctttgtgcTTAAGTTTCATCTCCCTTCTGAGATCTTGAACCAGCAGTTTACAATGTGCTCTATCTAACTCTAGCCTCCTCCTTGACTTTGTATATGTATTATCTTTGTAAGAAGATTTCAGGATATTGCTTAAAAGTAGTTAATGTGTAAGTAATTTGTTGGGAAGGCAATGGTCTTGATTTGTCGTAAGAAACTGAAgagtaatatttttacttttgaaatactaattttttttcttatatgtatttttttctactatacagcatggtgacccagttacacatacatgtgaaaTAACTAAATTTATTTGGACGTCTATGCAAGAATGTTCTGTAATTCTGTGTAACAGTTTGTTTACACAACTCCAATTTTTGggtttttgaagaaaatgaatatgGGGAAGATGGGGAAATATTTCaatgataaaaaaatctaaattctaTCTTTATAAGCACATTAAGAATTTAAGACATAAAAAATTATGTAGTGATCAAAACTATCACTGTGGCTTCAGCTGAGTTGTACTTGAGTCATGAACAACTCATCTGTAGCTACCTATGGAAATCATCTAATTGTACTATTCTAACAACTTAAATCTCATAGAATACATTCTTAAAACACTAAAAGTTGATGAACATTAGATGTAAGTCACATAGGTTTTCTATTCTGGCTGAGGTTATTAGCTGTGTCCCCTCAGATAAGTCATTCAGCTGTCCTGAACATCTGTTTGCTCTCCTTTAAAATTCTGGCAGTACTTTAGCACTTATATCATAAGTATGTGGTGGCCAGGTAGGTGATCACTTAATAAATGGTACTTATATTATTTGTactatcacatttaaaaataatcacatattCACTATTTATTCCTACTAGAATATAAACTTCTTAATTAGTACatgagttttttgtgtttttatttttatctctaccTAGCCCAAAGTCTGATTTATAGTTGTGATTCATTgttgaatttaataaaatatagtcaTTCAAAAGGATAATAGAACTCATTGGGGCACCAACAGAaccaaaaaatggaataaaaagtcttttttttttttttttttttgtctttttgctatttcttgggctgctcctgcagcatatggaggttcccaggctaggggtggaatcggagctgtagccaccagcctacaccagagccacagcaacgcaggatccgagccgcgtctgcaacctgcaccacagctcacggcaacgctggatcgtcaacccactgagcaaggccagggaccgaacccgcaacctaatggttcctagtcggatttgttaaccactgcgccatgacgggaactcctggaatgaaaAGTCTTAATGGCAGTACTGAAGACAAGCTAAATCAACTTACTTTTCTGGGCTTTGGTTCTGTTCTGCTATGCTTCTCCTTCTCTGTTAGATAACACCACCTGTGCCTAGAGAAGAGAGaatattccttttcattctttctctaatGCACACAACATCAGTAAATCCTACTTTTGTGATGAATTGTACTGGCTAAGTTTTTATCAGTCTTTGCCAAACTTTCTTTTGTGCCAGAGATAACATGAATGACCACAAGTGGGTAGTAGTGGATCAAAGGTTATATTATTTGGGAATTATATTTTTGGTATTATTACAATTTAGAGTCAGTTTCTTCGAgacattattttttacttttgttaattttCCAAGTCCTAAGCATAatgctgccctttttttttttttgcttctttcataaagtttaaaatatgaaaatgtttgtTCTGTATTCCCTCAATCTCTACTGTTGGGAATCATGTGAGCCTCTGTTGGTAAGtaaaggtatttttcttttcaaaaacataaaaacagccTGCCTTCATTAAGGTTTATAAGAGTATTTTTAAGCATAGATTTGCTGCATTTGTGAGCACTGCGTCAGGCTCTTTACTTTTATGCACTTAAGTATGTTTTTGCATATGTTACTTTCATGTGTACACTGTGTGTATGTAGTTTTACAGTAAACAGTTTGATATTTACATTGATCATTGGGTACGCTTTTGTGAAAATTGTTAGGATTTTTTAATGCAATTCTAATAGAAATAGACAAAGTCAAACAATATTCAGGAGTAGTACATATAAGATAGGATTgataaaatgtttacattaagACTAGTATTTggtataaaccaactataacggaaaaataaaagtcattaaaaaaaaaaaacactagtttTTACTAGGACATATTTTACTAGGGCATATTCCACAAAATCTTTGAGGATATAATACTGCTTTACCTTATGAATGCTATTATATCCAAGGATAAATTGTGAAATTTCATTACTTTAGCTAGTTTCCTAGATTTCCAGCATTTTGCTTtaagtaccctttttttttttttttttggtctttttgctatttctttggaccgctcctgtggcatatggagattcccagcctaggggttgaatcagagctgtagccaccggtctacaccagagccacagcaactcaggatctgagctgcgtctgcaacctacaccacagctcacggcaacgccggattgttaacccactgagcaagggcagggatcaaacctgcaacctcatggttcctagtcggattcattaaccactgcgccacgacgggaactccgctttaaGTACTTTTTATCTTAATATCTCATCCCACTTTTAGAAagctttcaaaatgtatttattaaatctTATACTTTCTAGGTggaatcatactttttttttaaagggctgctcccacagcatatggaagttcctaggctaggggtcgaattgtagctacaatggcaggcctacaccatagccacagcatcacaggatctgagctgcatctataacctacgtcacagctcatggcaacactggatccccaacccactgaggccagggcccaaacctgcatccttgtgaatACTGGTTGcagtcatttcctctgtgccacaatggaaactcctcgaATCATTTGATTTCATGGTTAAACTAGAGATTATATTTGTAAAAAGGGACTTTTGAAAATGATAATATCTGTCTGCTGTTATTATCTGTAACGTGTTTCCTGCCTTTTTAGTGGATGATGCTGGCAAAATAGAACATGATGGTTCGTCTGAAATGACCATGGATGCAGAGTCAGAAATCAATCCTTGTAAAGTGGATGGTACTTGCCCTGAAGTCATCAAGGTGTACATTTTTAAAGCTGACCCTGGAGAGGATGATTTGGGTAAGAGTGATTCAATCAAACTCTTCAACTTGATTACTTTTCAGGGGTTTAGACTGAGAATATTTGAGTTTTTAATGAaggtaacttttatttatttttggccatgcccacaacaaGTTCCTAAGCAGAATCAGACCACAGCAGCTGCTgcattgacaacaccagatctttaagctactgcaccacaagggaattcctgaagACAACCTTTAAAACAGACTTTCAATGTATTAATAAAATGTTGAGTATTTATTAAGGTGAAACAGGTGGAAATGAAGTTTTCATGTAAATTCTTGGAGCTCTCATCTTCCTTGCTAGGTGGCACTGTAGACATTGTGGAGAGTGAGCCTGAGAATGATCATGGAGTTGAACTGCTTGATCAGAATAGCAGCATGCGTGTGCCAAGGGAAAAGATGGTTTATATGACTGTCAATGACTCTCAACAAGAAGACGAAGATTTAAGTAAGTAGGTGGCCTTTTTGTGGGAGAGGCTATAGGCCTTTATGttcctgtagcttttttttttccttttaaaaagtacGGCCAGTATTTGAATGAAAGAACTAGCATTGTTGTGGAGATTATTATGCTGCTGTATTCCAAGGGAAAAAGCAGTGACTTGTTATGTGTGCTTAAAATGTTGCTTTAAAAGCAAATTATGGTGAAATCCAGAATTGTAAGATTCACAGTATTTAGTATGTAAAAGTAATATGTAGGTGTGTAACGTTTGAATCTTCTTTGTGCATACTAActgaattcaaataaaaatatattttctttctcatctgtaaacttcGTTACAAAAATGGTTCTATTAACCTTTCACTTAGATGTTGCAGAAATCGCTGATGAAGTTTACATGGAAGTAATCGTAGGAGAGGAGGATGCTGCTGTTGCAGCCgcagcagctgctgctgtgcATGAACAGCAAATGGATGACAGTGAAATCAAAACTTTCATGCCAATAGCATGGGCAGCAGCTTATGGTAGGTCGTGTTGCAGCTTGAGGGATTGCATGGTTCTTGAACTTTATTATTGAAAAACAGTTTCTGTggtcttaaattaaaaaatgtaaagtactCATATAGTGATTTAATCAAAAGAGAGGAAGATGATATAGTCTACCTTTTGCCTTTTAATAGGAATTTTCTCCATGCTTATATTACATAAGACATATGTAGTACATAGCACTGAAGTGTATCTGGCTCATGACCTTTAAGTGACAACGAGAGAGTTTATGGGGAAGAGTGCTCCTAGATTGCAAAGCTAGACATTTCctgtagttttatatataaatatgcccAATAAAAGCCCAATACCTAGATAGGAAATTTTTGTCATTCATGAGTATCATATCTTTTAATTGTTGTACTTAATAAAAAATCCCTAGTTCTTTATAGTTTATAATActgtataattttgttttttaatacacaTTGTTAGGTAATAATTCTGATGGAATTGAAAACCGGAATGGCACTGCAAGTGCCCTCTTGCACATAGATGAGTCTGCTGGGCTTGGCAGACTGgctaaacaaaaaccaaagaaaaggagaagaccTGATTCCAGGCAGTACCAAACAGGTGAGGGCACTTGAGTTTCACAGTGCAGTGTGCTCTGCAAGCTCTCAGATGAAACTAGTGGGTATCCACAAAGGTGTTATGATAACATTTTAGCTTTGAGAATACCTGTAACTTTTGTGTATtgaatttgaaaatatgattttaagaATTCAGTGATATTCATGAATGATTTCCTtggatagaaaaaaattaagttttgaaTCAGAACCTAATTCAGGAAGAAGAATTAAAATATcagattattttaattaaattgaaaataaatcacTTAAGTATGTTAGCtttaaatgaacaaatttaaatattgtttGTATATTAACTTAAAACAGGCATCATTCACAGAGGAGCAGGACACATAGTTCAGTTCAGTGTTCCTTGAACATAatccttttctctgtatcttgTACAGTGATTTGCATAGTAGAATTTTTATGGGTATGGTTGACTTTACTATAAGCTAGTATAATTTAACTTGGCATATTTAAAGCTGAAGTGTTGAACTTTGTTTTGATGCATGATTTTCTGTAGATATCTAAATTTTTATGGCTTTAAAAattgcttctttattttaaactggGGATGAGGGAGAACCCTGGTGGCATAGTGATAAGGATATGGcatgtccctgctgtggctcaggttactgctgtagcctgggtttaattttggctcaggaacttccacatgctgcaggcttggtccatataaacaaataaataaatattaagaacacTAGGGGGAAAAACACCAAAACTGGGAATGAGATTGGTATAGTCATAATGAAATTTCTGGACATAATGAAATAATAAGGTTCTTTTTATTACTAGATTGTTGCAGCTTTTATTGAAAAGTGGTGAAAGGAATGTTAACGTAGGAGTACTTGTAAATAATGATCAAAACACATGGTTTAAATGCttgaagaaactgaaacagagCTTGGTTTGACACTCAtgcctctttctttttcatttcttagcaATAATTATTGGCCCTGATGGACATCCCTTGACTGTCTATCCTTGCTTGATTTGTGGAAAAAAGTTTAAGTCAAGAGGTTTTttgaaaaggcacatgaaaaaccATCCTGAACACCTTACCAAGAAGAAGTACCGCTGTACTGACTGTGATTACACTACCAACAAGAAGATAAGTTTACACAACCACCTGGAGAGCCACAAGCTGACCAGCAAGGCAGAGAAGGCCATTGAATGTGACGAGTGCGGGAAGCATTTCTCTCATGCTGGGGCTTTGTTTACTCACAAAATGGTGCATAAGGAAAAAGGAGCCAACAAAATGCACAAATGTAAATTCTGTGAATATGAGACAGCTGAACAAGGGTTATTGAATCGCCACCTTTTGGCGGTCCACAGCAAGAACTTTCCTCATATATGTGTGGAGTGCGGTAAAGGTTTTCGTCACCCATCAGAGCTCAAAAAGCACATGCGAATCCATACTGGGGAGAAGCCTTACCAATGCCAGTACTGCGAATATAGGTCTGCAGACTCTTCTAACTTGAAAACTCATGTAAAAACTAAGCATAGTAAAGAGATGCCATTCAAGTGTGACATTTGTCTTCTGACTTTCTCAGATACCAAAGATGTGCAGCAACATGCTCTTATTCACCAAGAAAGCAAAACACATCAGTGTTTGCATTGTGACCACAAGAGTTCGAACTCAAGCGATTTGAAACGACACATAATTTCAGTTCACACAAAGGACTACCCCCATAAGTGTGAGATGTGTGAGAAAGGCTTTCACAGGCCTTCAGAACTCAAGAAACATGTGGCTGCCCACAAGGGTAAAAAAATGCACCAGTGTAGACATTGTGACTTTAAGATTGCGGATCCATTTGTTCTAAGTCGCCATATTCTCTCAGTTCACACGAAAGATCTTCCATTTAGGTGTAAGAGATGTAGAAAGGGATTTAGGCAACAGAATGAGCTTAAAAAGCATATGAAGACACACAGTGGGAGGAAAGTGTATCAGTGTGAATACTGTGAGTATAGCACTACAGATGCCTCAGGCTTTAAACGGCATGTTATTTCCATTCATACGAAAGACTATCCTCACCGTTGTGAGTACTGCAAGAAAGGGTTCCGAAGACCTTCAGAAAAGAACCAGCACATAATGCGACATCATAAAGAAGTTGGCCTGCCCTAACAGTACTTCTACAGAGAGGTGTTGGCCTTAAAgcagaaaattcattttaaagccAATCAGTCTTGTCACATATAATACTGTACATTGATTAATATTGTGCACAGATAGGATTATTCCTTCTAGTTAACATTACATTTTATTCAGTAGGGTGTTCTGTATCCTGTTCAGTTTGTTCAGTGAGGAAAAGTAACAACAAAGAAGTTGCTTTTAATAAAATAACCCATGAttctttattgcatttttaagtcttagaagttttattatttaagtgTTTACTTTTCACCTTTTCACTCTTCTAAGACcacttaaagatttaaaaatagattgGTAACTCTAAAAGTAATCATTTGATCCATTTTGTTCCCTACAAATTCTTTGCATTTAAATAGAAGCATCTGCTAAGTATCGGTGGGAGATTTTACTGTCAGGTCCAACTATAACGTGAAAGTTACTCCTTGTCTTGCTTAACATTTTCAAGTCACATGACCATGAAACTTTTCATTTGAGCCTCTATATTTGCTAAATATGGAacaatgtatttcattttctttcatttagcaaagTGTgcttgtttttactttctttgtaatgtttatattttctgccGCTCCAGCATACTTACAG
The DNA window shown above is from Sus scrofa isolate TJ Tabasco breed Duroc chromosome Y, Sscrofa11.1, whole genome shotgun sequence and carries:
- the LOC100624329 gene encoding zinc finger X-chromosomal protein isoform X3; translation: MDEDELELQPQETNTFFDEIGADDTHMDGDQIVVEVQETVFVSDVVDSDITVHNFVPDDPDSVVIQDVIEDVVIEDVHCSDILEEADVSENVIIPEQVLASEVTEEVSLAHCTVPDDVLASDITSASISMPEQVLTSESIHVSEHIEHIHNSVVEAEIVTDPLTADVVSEEVLVADCASEAVIDANGIPVDQQDGDKSSCEDYLMISLDDAGKIEHDGSSEMTMDAESEINPCKVDGTCPEVIKVYIFKADPGEDDLGGTVDIVESEPENDHGVELLDQNSSMRVPREKMVYMTVNDSQQEDEDLNVAEIADEVYMEVIVGEEDAAVAAAAAAAVHEQQMDDSEIKTFMPIAWAAAYAIIIGPDGHPLTVYPCLICGKKFKSRGFLKRHMKNHPEHLTKKKYRCTDCDYTTNKKISLHNHLESHKLTSKAEKAIECDECGKHFSHAGALFTHKMVHKEKGANKMHKCKFCEYETAEQGLLNRHLLAVHSKNFPHICVECGKGFRHPSELKKHMRIHTGEKPYQCQYCEYRSADSSNLKTHVKTKHSKEMPFKCDICLLTFSDTKDVQQHALIHQESKTHQCLHCDHKSSNSSDLKRHIISVHTKDYPHKCEMCEKGFHRPSELKKHVAAHKGKKMHQCRHCDFKIADPFVLSRHILSVHTKDLPFRCKRCRKGFRQQNELKKHMKTHSGRKVYQCEYCEYSTTDASGFKRHVISIHTKDYPHRCEYCKKGFRRPSEKNQHIMRHHKEVGLP
- the LOC100624329 gene encoding zinc finger X-chromosomal protein isoform X4 — translated: MTMDAESEINPCKVDGTCPEVIKVYIFKADPGEDDLGGTVDIVESEPENDHGVELLDQNSSMRVPREKMVYMTVNDSQQEDEDLNVAEIADEVYMEVIVGEEDAAVAAAAAAAVHEQQMDDSEIKTFMPIAWAAAYGNNSDGIENRNGTASALLHIDESAGLGRLAKQKPKKRRRPDSRQYQTAIIIGPDGHPLTVYPCLICGKKFKSRGFLKRHMKNHPEHLTKKKYRCTDCDYTTNKKISLHNHLESHKLTSKAEKAIECDECGKHFSHAGALFTHKMVHKEKGANKMHKCKFCEYETAEQGLLNRHLLAVHSKNFPHICVECGKGFRHPSELKKHMRIHTGEKPYQCQYCEYRSADSSNLKTHVKTKHSKEMPFKCDICLLTFSDTKDVQQHALIHQESKTHQCLHCDHKSSNSSDLKRHIISVHTKDYPHKCEMCEKGFHRPSELKKHVAAHKGKKMHQCRHCDFKIADPFVLSRHILSVHTKDLPFRCKRCRKGFRQQNELKKHMKTHSGRKVYQCEYCEYSTTDASGFKRHVISIHTKDYPHRCEYCKKGFRRPSEKNQHIMRHHKEVGLP